In Sphingobacterium sp. R2, the genomic stretch AATAGCGACCTGATTTTCGGCAATAAATCTGCGGTTTTAAGAGATTAATCGTATCTTAAATGACTAAATACAGCGTATTATGGCAACACTAGAAGTAGGACAGAAAGCACCGGATTTCAGTGCAAAAAATCAACATGGCGAGACCGTCCATCTTTCCGATTTTAAAGGGAAAAAAGTTATTTTATATTTTTATCCCAAAGACAATACACCAGGCTGCACCACGGAGGCCTGCAACTTCAGAGACAACTATCAGTCTTTGCAAAAAGATGGTTTTGAAATCATAGGTGTAAGTGTGGACGATGAGGCATCACATCAAAAATTCAGCAGTAAACATGAGCTCCCTTTTCAGTTGCTTGTCGATGAAGACAAGAAACTCGTCGAGGCGTATGGTGTATGGGTCGAAAAAAATATGTATGGCAAAAAGTATATGGGCACCGCACGTACTACCTTTGTGATTGATGCAGATGGTATTATCCAACATATTATCAAAAAAGTAGATAACAAAAATGCGTCTCAGCAGATCCGCGATTTAGGCGTTTAAAATCTAAATACTTATATCTATATTTGCCACTTATGAGCAAACAGACAGACGACTTTTTCAAAAGTGTAGTATCACACGCGAAGGAATACGGTTTTGTATTTCAATCGAGCGAAATATATGACGGATTAAGTGCCGTCTACGATTATGGTCAATTGGGTTCGGAACTAAAAAACAACCTCAAAACTTATTGGTGGAAATCCATGGTGCAATTGAACGAGAACATTGTTGGTATCGATGCCGCAATTTTTATGCACCCCACAACATGGAAAGCCTCGGGTCACGTCGATGGTTTCAATGACCCAATGATCGACAATAAAGATTCAAAAAAACGTTACCGTGCGGATCAATTGATCGAAGATAAAATTGCGCGTTATGAAGCGGATGGTAAAACAACTGAAGCAGCAGCATTATTAGAGTCGTTGAATACAGCATTGAATGCCGACGATTTAGCTGGACTAAAAACCATCATTGAAGAACATAACATTGTATGCCCAGTCTCAGGCACCAAAAACTGGACTGAAGTACGTCAATTTAATTTGATGTTTGCAACCCAAATGGGTGCTATGGCTGACGGTGCAGATCAAGTGTACCTTCGTCCTGAAACTGCACAGGGTATTTTCGTCAACTTCCTGAACGTACAAAAGACAGGACGTATGAAAATTCCTTTTGGTATTGCCCAAATTGGTAAAGCTTTCCGTAATGAAGTAATCGCACGTCAGTTTATTATGCGTATGCGCGAATTCGAGCAAATGGAAATGCAATTTTTCTGCCGTCCGGGAACCGAATTGGAATGGTATAACAAATGGAAAGAGACACGCTTGAAATGGCATTTGGCATTGGGCTTCGATCCTTCCAACTACCGTTACCACGACCATGATAAATTAGCGCATTATGCAAATGCTGCTGTTGATATTGAATTTAATTTCCCATTTGGGTTTAAGGAGGTTGAAGGTATCCACTCACGGACAGATTTCGATTTGAAACAACATCAGGAGTATTCTAAAAAGAAAATGCAATATTTTGATCCGGAGATCAATCAAAACTACATTCCGTATGTGATTGAAACTTCAATCGGATTGGACCGCCTTTTCTTAACTGTACTATGTAACTCTCTGGTAACGGAAGATTTGTCTACGGAAGAAAAACAAGATTCGCGCGTTGTATTGAAATTCCCCCCAGCATTGGCTCCGGTAAAAGCTGCCATTTTACCATTAACCAAAAAAGATGGTTTGCCAGAGAAAGCGCGAGAAATATTGAATACGCTGAAATTGGATTACAATGTTCAGTACGATGAAAAAGATGCTATCGGAAAACGTTATCGTCGTCAGGATGCTATCGGAACGCCAATCTGTATTACAGTTGATTACGATTCTTTGCAAGATAATACTGTCACGATCCGCCACCGCGATACGATGGCACAAGAACGTGTTGCCATTGCCGATCTTGAAAACATAATACATAACCTAGCTGGTTGGAATACCATGCTAAAGAAATTAATATAACCAAAATGCTATAACAAAAAAGGTGTCCACTGTTGGACACCTTTTTGTTATAGATGTAGGGAGGCTAGATGCTCGGTGAAAATAGTTTAGTTAGTATTCGATCGTGATATTGTCGTCCCAATGTTCGTTCTTCACGACCTGAAAACCCAGATTCCCATTATCAGTTTCCAACAATTTACCCTTAAATTGTATCTGAACATTGTTTCGGATTTCGCTTCCCAGTTCAAACGTACGTAGCAGTTGGCCTTCTCTGAAAACGCGGAACTGATATTTAATAACCTTGTTTTCTAAATAATAGCCCATAAATTGATTGAACGAAAAGCTTTTATTTTCTGCTGTAAATTGTGGCACTATCGTCAACATACTTTTATCAATCTGATCACTACTTCGCGCTATAAAGGGGTAATAATGAAATACAGGATGAAGCTGCTGTACTTGAATACTATCAATTACACTGAGATCCTCCGTATCGGTAAATGTCAGTTTAACCTCGCTATAAATCCGGTTTAAGTTCAATACCCGCTCGGTAACACCTTTCACTTCAAAGGTATCACGACCGGCAAATAACTCTGCAGACCGTTCAGAAAAAGGGTTCGTAGCATAAAAGTGCTCAAAATCAGCGGCCTCCGACATAACGAGAGGCAATGTTGAATTTTTAGCAATCAGGCTCAGATAGTAGGTGCCATTCGGCAATTCTAAATCAAAAGCGTCCTGCGAGTTAAGCACCCCTGAGGTAACCATCGCCTTCGAATTTGCATCGAAAACATGGTAGTAGAATTTGCTGGGTAGCGCTTCCGGATTAACTTGACCATAAATCATCAAATTATCCATCTTAAAGGTGCCTGTCGTTGAGCTGTAACCCGATCCACCATCCCTACTTCCAGCCAATAGTGAGATTTTTAACCAAAGCTCTTTACTGTAACCGAGGGGAATATCTGCCAAAGAGGTGTTCACTGCAACTTTTCCTGACAATGATAGATTTGAGGGATACTTAATGGTATCTGAGAGCAGCGAAAAACTATTTCCTTTATCCAAGGAATAACTCAGTAGGAGCGCTCTTGGCCCTGTACTTGAGCTATTTCCATCAAATGCCCAGCTGCCTATGGAACGAATACCTTGCGTTGGAATTTTAATCAAGATCTCTCTAGCACCTTTGAAGCTAATGGCTTTCCCCGTGGTGGGCCAGCCGGCCAGAAAATCATAATCTGTCTTTCCGTCGTTGTAATTGATTAAGCTACCTTCATCTAGCGCAGTCTCAGGAACGGCGTTACTGTTGTCAAAGGTCCAATGATACAGTAGCAACTCGCTTTCGGAAGCGGTTCTGTGTAAGGCAGCTCGATTTGGTCTTGCTGATTGTTTTTTTAGCGGAGTAACAATCGCTTCAAAATCCTTGATTTTGAATTTTACGGCATGAATTGTTTCATTGTTTTCATCGGGAAGTTTTGCATGCTTTTTGCAAGAAGGCAATGCCGCTAAAACCAGGATGAATACACCCGAAAGAATTCCCCAAGTTGACTTGGATGTTCTTTTCATAAATATAAATGATTTATAAGTTAATTAACCGGCAGAATAAAACTAACGTATTAATTATTTAGATCCAAAAAAGTAACTAAAATGTTACAAGTGATTTTGGCTTTTGAGAATATCTTGTCAATTTACAATGCATGGCTGTATTATTCTTAAGGTAGAGGGCGACCTTATCTTTTACGTTTAACGAGACTTCCAATGGGATGTGATGGGTAGCTGCCAATTGCAAACAACTCGCTGTAACATTAACACGTTAGTCGCGCATGCGGTGTTCCTGCAGGTATTCGCTCGGCGAGAGTTTGGTTATTTTTTTAAATACCCGATTAAAATTCACAACATTATTGAATCCCGTCTTAAATGCGATGTTCGAAACGCTCTCCGAAGATTCATCAATCAACATTTTGCAGGCGCGTTCAATTCGGATTTCATTGAGAAAAGTAACATAGGTCTTCCGGGTATGCTT encodes the following:
- the bcp gene encoding thioredoxin-dependent thiol peroxidase, with protein sequence MATLEVGQKAPDFSAKNQHGETVHLSDFKGKKVILYFYPKDNTPGCTTEACNFRDNYQSLQKDGFEIIGVSVDDEASHQKFSSKHELPFQLLVDEDKKLVEAYGVWVEKNMYGKKYMGTARTTFVIDADGIIQHIIKKVDNKNASQQIRDLGV
- a CDS encoding glycine--tRNA ligase encodes the protein MSKQTDDFFKSVVSHAKEYGFVFQSSEIYDGLSAVYDYGQLGSELKNNLKTYWWKSMVQLNENIVGIDAAIFMHPTTWKASGHVDGFNDPMIDNKDSKKRYRADQLIEDKIARYEADGKTTEAAALLESLNTALNADDLAGLKTIIEEHNIVCPVSGTKNWTEVRQFNLMFATQMGAMADGADQVYLRPETAQGIFVNFLNVQKTGRMKIPFGIAQIGKAFRNEVIARQFIMRMREFEQMEMQFFCRPGTELEWYNKWKETRLKWHLALGFDPSNYRYHDHDKLAHYANAAVDIEFNFPFGFKEVEGIHSRTDFDLKQHQEYSKKKMQYFDPEINQNYIPYVIETSIGLDRLFLTVLCNSLVTEDLSTEEKQDSRVVLKFPPALAPVKAAILPLTKKDGLPEKAREILNTLKLDYNVQYDEKDAIGKRYRRQDAIGTPICITVDYDSLQDNTVTIRHRDTMAQERVAIADLENIIHNLAGWNTMLKKLI